ttttttttttctttagcatCTACGTAGTAAAAACAAGATGctatttgttaaatttttattacatatatttaatttgttattagttaatatatatatatatatatatatatatatatatatatatatatatatatataattaatacttttaaaggAGACtaagtataaatttattttttcaaaattaaaaatatgtattattaaaataataataataataataataataataataataatagttcgGATAATAGATAGGTAGAAAACTAGTATATATAAGGAGAAGAAATAGGTATCCTTAATAAGGAATTTGATGCTCTACTTGTGGGCTCAGCCTTATTCAACCGGTTAGGCGAGACTACTCCCTGTATTAGATGTGATGAATTAGAAACGGTGCCGTTTTTACTTTTCAttctatcaaaataataattgagtCGTTGAAttcttaaaactaataattaaatatgataatttgtaaaataataataaaatttattatcagaCAACTCATTATAAATACtgatataaattctttttatgttaaatGAGATAAAAAGTAAGAGACATATGGTAAAAGtgttgtaaaaataataaaaaaatgataaatttttccATCATAtgcaaatatatttttataaagttattAGAGTTTTATAATGTAATAAATATCATGATTCATGAATTGGAAATTAAGAATTATGGCTGCTAAATTGAGGATTAACAGAGgttagagaaagaaagttatataatataaaatttaccttAAGGCTATATCATAAATGAATCCACCTTAGTTTTTGACTTGTTCAATAATTTTGCTCTCTCATCTATAtctataagaaattaaaaaaaaaaaactgtaaaAATCACTTgctaaaaatactattttattattttcttataggtTGACAtacttaattgttagttttaaaaatttaaccaCTCGATTGTCGTTCTTGACAAGTTCAGACactaaaaatgtaattatcctttttttaaataatttatattcattaaatttgtaataaatattacatGGTACAATCTAGGTACACACATGTGTTAGATGCTTAAgcgttcttttcttttgtaaataatttattctcattaaatttataataaatgttCATTAACTTATGTTTATTAAACATGTGTTGAATGTCTATTGTTTAAACGTTAAATATTCATTGTTAgttaacttaattttgttaagaaaTATGTGTaccataatataaatatttatagtataactTTAACTtgatgtttttttatttatttacaaactGTTTGGACGATTTAAATTATgcttatgttatatatatatatgtttggataaattaatgataaatatcaattaataaactaataaatataatgctTATGAATGATGAATGCTTATATCAATCACAAGAATGTTTCAATATGTatgacaaaaataataaattttttcataaataatcaatatttcatttaaaaatattgatgaatattatatatatatagacattGAACATTatagtaatttgaaaatattgataaatattatatatataaatatatatagacatTGAACAttatagtaataaataatgaatattacgATTAATACTGATGAATAATACATAAACAAAATGAACGTGAACATTAACTGCAATGAATATTAAGTTTAAGATAATGaatgtttaaatataaaatattaattattataggaTATTGAATCTAATGAacattatacatatagaaaatgaacattttagtatatgtaaatgaacaaaaaatattgataagtatctagtccaataaattttttttttgacatgtgttaaTGTACTTTGACACATAGAACTTTCATTTTGGacatatgtatttattattgacacataaaattcaaatttacatataattttatagttgttttaattaatttgttgataatttttatattattgtactaataaaatcttaaatattaaaaagtaaaaaaataaaaagacattaaaagatatttaatttatcattatttttaaaaatattaaaaataattataaaatattatttaatttttatataaattaatttatattattatttacaataaaaaataattacgaCAATCGTATAACATATAGATAAATGACTACAAGTGATgaatataaaactataatgAAACATGCTAATTAATAATggacaatatatatatatatatatatatatatatctgaaGAAGTTTTAtaacttaatttatataattataaaattttaaaaatatatccactcttaattttatttaaataaataaaataaaaaattaaatataaaactctTAACCTATCTTATTCTAAAAGAAATCAtcatagatttttttaattttgatttattttatatttatcaacttctttaattacctaacaatctcaaaaaaatagaaaaattaattaattcaatctaagtaggttaattttaaataatttaaaaactaatttagaagtttttttaacttattttaataattgttcaattaataaaatcaagatacaaataaaaaaaggttataagaataaaaaaaatttaaaggcCAAAATCAagtaaaaggaaagaaataaaaattagattcaaaatcaACGGTAACCAATAATTTCAAATAGCACGTGTGTAAGATAACACACGTTCCTGCAAAAACATCATCGATTGGATCCCTACACCATCTAGCTGCATGATTCGGCAGATCTCAAAAACTTGCATGGAACAACCTATGGGCCTGAATATTTGGAGTTCATCCTCATGGagtattttattcataaaaaagaaacaacttacaaatctaataatattcatattttataacatTGTTGATGCCTTCCTTGTTAATCTTCGCAGGCGTGAGTGGAGTCGATGCCTTCCTGGTTGTCTGTGAGTGGGTGAACAGGCCCAGCAGATGAACGACAACGACATCCGACAGTGGTGGCGGCATTCAACGGCGACGACATTCAGCAGCAGCAACGACGATGGCATGACATGAAATTGcaaaaaacaaaaccaaaagaatatgaaattgcagaaaaaagaaaataaggaaataagctctttttcttttcacttttagGTTTTAAAgagattaaaagaaacaaagagaatTAATCACAAACGATGAAACTTCCGACAAGGTACAACTAGTAATTGGTCTATCAGCTTCAATTGGATGTGTTTTGATAGCTATAGGAGTTCTTGCATTTGAACTTTTATGGAGATGGATTAGGAATTGAAAATGGGtgtgaaaaaaattaattttgtcaaAGGAGGATTTGGTGCTCTTTACAAAGGATACCTTTCCCTCTTTTGTTAGCGATTGAAAATTCTAAACTCacaagaaattagaaaacaaactcaCAAGAAAGAGAATTGTCATGAATTAAAATGGGTATCAAAATATTCTTGTGACTGaatattttatggggttgtattaATATGGATATTTTGGTATTCCTATTCCAGTTTTCTCATGTACTGGAACTCCTCAACAGTGTTATCATTGGGGTTTGATGGATGACAGTCAGCTTGTTGCACCAGCAATGTATCAGTGAATCCCTTGCCAATGAGCACTAAAATACATGGTGCGAGGATTGCTGGAAGGAAAATGTGTCAGGGTGCATTTAAAAAGGTATTAAAGAAACTGGTTGCTGAAGGTACAATCTTGCTAACCCAATTGATATAAAGTTAGTACTGATGGTTGGATTCCCATTGATTTTGGGTCTGTGCTCGCCGTTTTTAGAGACAGTCGTTCATTTTGGGTGTTGTCGACAGAAGCAATGTGGTGGTGGTGACGTTTTGGTGGACATCGGGTGGGTCTGTGCTCTGCTCGCCCATTTTAGAGGCGGTCTTTTGGCGGTGGCAGTGGCAGTGGCTGTGGTGCTATTAGTTCTGCTGGTGACTTAGGATTTTTGGGAGTGGCTGAGGTGTAAAATTTACTTTGAGTTGGATGATTTGGAAGTGGACGaggtataaaatttaatttgagttggattattattattattattattatacacGTATCAGCgtgagttttttatttattaatttaacagAAATGGATGATAAAGagattaatgatattttaattaaaatttaaaaggttTAGTGATTCAGactgaaattttattttatagattatCGTAATATAATATAAGGTCCAAATTTGAGAATTATTAATGCAAtttatccaaattttgtgAGTACCACAGACAATAtaccatataaattttaacagCGATTGGCCATGTTGCTCATAATTCCAATGGTGAGGTTGTCAACTCAAATGATTAGCGGTATATTGGCATTAACAACTACTTAATCTTGGAGAGCATGGGTTTGCGTAACGGTATGGTCTGGGCACTCGACTTGGCTTGAAAGCAGATTGTTTTGGATGGTAGCTAAATGGCACGAGCCAATCACTACTCAAACCTCGGCAACTTCATGCCTCGTCATTGTAATATATTGGCCCATGGCCTTGcataatatgtatttttttttttttttttttgatattgtaTATATCTAAAGTTAATGTATAACTTGTTAGGTATGACTTTTACGGATGGTTGAATATTTCTTTAAGAATTTCTAATATAGCTACATATTTAGAACAAGAACTcaaaacttttattaaattagaaaaatttttTACTATCTCATTTTTACGCTATTcagtatttcttttttattaatatatattatttatctctatttttttttttgcccgAGGTAAGAATTTGACGGGGAAACTGCCTTATAGGTATCTCAActgtttttttaaaacttctttagccaaaaaaattatagattcTTCGactcttcttatttttatttgttttacaATTTACTTAAATTCTAAATGGTACGcaattaaattaacatattaattttctgacaatagagtaaaattaaaaaaaattaaaaattaacatatttatttattttttaataaccTTGCATTTATATGGCTTCAAATAATAACTGTCGGTCCATTAAGCACATAGTTATTCacataataatttcttttagtttccctaaaattataaatttaatttgatttctgAAATTGATTCTTTCTAGATTGGTGCCCGAATAGTTAATAGGAACAGACTGTTAATTCATTGACAACATATAAAAAGAtggtttaattaatttaaaatatttaaaaatcttaaaaattagatttctaaaattagactatattattttattattctagttatttaatttttaagtcaGTCGGAGAACTTGGTTGAACCAACATGAATAGTTGAGAATTCCATTaagctaaaataataatagggCATAATTGActctattataaaatcaataaaatccaAAGCGAAATTAATTTGACAATATGCCAACATGAAGAGTATAGCCATAGATTCAAACTTGGAAAATGTAATTTATAAGGAAAATTCTAGTAAACTACTGTATGGTTTAatacaaataatgactaaattgcAATACCGTTAAGATTGTGACGTAGTATGGAATAATCACTATttttccaattgccaaatcaGTATTTTTTAATGGTATTATGCaatttaactattatttaCTAACATTTATATTCACGAaatatcaaaatcataaaaatagacTATAGGACAGTTATGCAATTTAACCTAGATTCTTGAAACAAACTGATTATATCAGACAATGGTGTCattataaaaatgttaaacaGTATTATCGCAATGGGATATAATTATAACCGCGTGGAGGAGAGATGGTCCAGgacaaatatatacatatcaCCTGATGGGTCTTTcgagaaatatatatatatatatatatatatacagttGCCATTTGCTTTCATATAAACCTTTGAATGTATGTGTCAGTTTTGTCCCCTAACCCCTGAAAGTTTGCACCAACAGGGCAAtctgatatataattttaagaaaaaaggttTATATTTAACATTTTCCTGTAGTTGTTTACAaggttctttcttttttttttttttttaattatttttatttccctATCTTGGACTATGCATGTCACCTTGGGattctattttctcttttatatacatattgacttgcaggtttttttttttttttttttttactttcatttattaaagatttaatataCAGGGAGCTGCATAATAAGGGTTGctatttttctgatttttcaCTGTAAAAGCCGATAAAATCTCACTAAATTTGAGagatttttagatatatttaatttaacatgTAAGATTATGAATTAtgtaataatatgattatatgtGTTACTATTTAGTACGggataaattataatattaattggtATATAACTACTGCACAATGTAAATacaattattataaactatGATATGAATTCAAACTCAAAAGCTacttaattttcataaataaaaatataagttactTTTGAAGTGGGACCTACAAGTTTAGATTTATATACAAAGAGCATCTCAATATGATATtagacaaaaaatatatatatatatatatatttcaagtccctaatcatattatatatatagtattaagAGATTTTGTGTAAGAACTTGAATAACAGAATGGAACAAATGAAAATGGAAGTGTATATAGGAGAAGATTCAGGTGAAATTGAAAGGCAGATTTGAACTTCTTCCACTTCTTCTCATGGGTGCACTACATATTCTATTAACTCTTTTTGTTTCCTTGAAATTGTTGGCCTCAGCTCAAGAGATAAACCAGTTCATATACAATGGCTTCCAAGGGGCTAATCTGAGTCTAAGTGGAATTGCCACAATCCACCCCAATGGTTTATTGGAGCTAACAAACACTTCATACCAAATGATTGGTCGTGCTTTCTTCCCATTACCTTTCAGGTTCAATACATCTTCATCCAACAATTTTCAATCAGCTCTCTCATTCTCTACCAATTTCGTCTTCGCCATGGTTCCTGAGTTGCCAACTCATGGCGGCCACGGCATTGCTTTCGCTATCTCGCCATCTAAACTATGTGTAGGATCCATGGCAACCCAGTATCTTGGCCTCTTGAATTCAACAACCGATGGGTTATCTTCAAATCATTTGTTTGCGGTTGAGCTAGATTCTGCTAAGAGTCCAGACTTGGAAGATATGAATGCTAACCATGTTGGAATTGATATAAACAGCCTGAAATCAAATGAATCCGCTCCAGTAACTTACTATCTTGataaagaaggaagaaatcaGACCCTGGAGCTAAATAGTGGGGACCCAATGCAGGTCTGGATTGACTACAAGGAAGAGGAGAAGCTACTCAATGTAACAGTAGCTCCAATAGGCGTCTCAAAACCGAGCCGGCCTCTCTTGTCAAAGAGTTTAAACCTTTCTCAGGTTCTTTTAGAATCCATGTATGTGGGGTTTTCTGCAGCCACTGGTTCAGTGTCAAGTCGTCATTATATTCTTGGGTGGAGCTTCAACAAAAGTGGAGAGTCACAAACCCTTGATCCTTCAAAGCTTCCTTCACTGCCCTCTCTTGCGAAGTCGAGGAAACTTAACCAGCGTCTAATAATTTTGCTTGCAGTAACTTTAACGGTGACTATCATTGTCATGGCAGTCCTGGGAACTATGTTTATAAGAAGGAAGAGATATGAAGAAATACGTGAAGATTGGGAAAAGGCATATGGTCCTCAAAGATTTTCTTATGAAGTCCTGTATAAAGCAACTAGAGGTTTCAGAGATAAAGACCTGTTAGGAGCTGGAGGTTTTGGAAAGGTCTATAGAGGAGTTTTATCTTCTTGCAATACACAAGTTGCCGTCAAGAAAATCTCGCACAATTCTGCACAGGGAATGAAGGAATTCATAGCTGAAATTGCTAGCATGGGAAGGCTGAGGCACAGGAATTTGGTTCAACTTCTAGGCTATTGCCGGCGAAAGGGAGAGCTCCTCTTGGTCTATGAATATATGCCTAATGGAAGTCTTGACAAGTTCTTATTTAGCAAGAAAGAAGCTAAGCTCAATTGGGATCAACGACATCGGATCATCAGAGGAGTAGCATCTGGCCTTCTTTACCTTCACCATGACTGGGAACAAGTTGTTTTACATAGAGATGTGAAAGCTAGTAATGTTCTTTTGGATGCAAATTTCAATGCTCGGTTAGGTGATTTCGGGCTTGCCAAGTTTTATGATCACGGAACAAATCCTCAAACAACATGTGTGGTTGGAACTGTAGGATATCTTGCACCGGAGCTTATTAAAACTGGAAAGCCTACTACCAGTAGCGATGTTTTTGCTTTTGGCAATTTTATGCTAGAAATTGCTTGCGGAAGGAAACCTTTCGAGCCCAAATGTCTGCCTGAAGAGACGATTTTAGCAGACTGGGTGCTTGAGTGCTGGAAAAGAGGAGACATTCTTAGTAGCAGCGACCCAAGGTTGGAAGGAAATTATGTAGTGCAGGAAATGGAGTTGGTGTTGAAGCTAGGTCTGCTTTGTGCACATTCTACACCAGCAGCAAGGCCTGACATGAGGCAGGTGGTCAATTATTTGGATCATAATGTTTCATTGCCTGAGATATCACAGTATGGTGGTCCTGCTGGATCAATCACAGTCAATAATCATGACACTTTTAATTCTGCTAATTCCTGGTCTAGCACAGATTCAATCCTGACATGCGGCAGGTGAATCAACAATTCTTCATGGCTGAATGAGATAAAACACACAGTTAAGCTAGCTGTACATGATATGTCTTTGCCAATTACTGTCAGATTAATCTGTTAAAATTCATGTAATTGTCTTTCAAGGTCACCATTTTCTTtctgtcttttttctttttgtagatTACCATTTACTCCATgcagtatattattt
The Ricinus communis isolate WT05 ecotype wild-type chromosome 1, ASM1957865v1, whole genome shotgun sequence DNA segment above includes these coding regions:
- the LOC8284106 gene encoding L-type lectin-domain containing receptor kinase SIT2, producing the protein MGALHILLTLFVSLKLLASAQEINQFIYNGFQGANLSLSGIATIHPNGLLELTNTSYQMIGRAFFPLPFRFNTSSSNNFQSALSFSTNFVFAMVPELPTHGGHGIAFAISPSKLCVGSMATQYLGLLNSTTDGLSSNHLFAVELDSAKSPDLEDMNANHVGIDINSLKSNESAPVTYYLDKEGRNQTLELNSGDPMQVWIDYKEEEKLLNVTVAPIGVSKPSRPLLSKSLNLSQVLLESMYVGFSAATGSVSSRHYILGWSFNKSGESQTLDPSKLPSLPSLAKSRKLNQRLIILLAVTLTVTIIVMAVLGTMFIRRKRYEEIREDWEKAYGPQRFSYEVLYKATRGFRDKDLLGAGGFGKVYRGVLSSCNTQVAVKKISHNSAQGMKEFIAEIASMGRLRHRNLVQLLGYCRRKGELLLVYEYMPNGSLDKFLFSKKEAKLNWDQRHRIIRGVASGLLYLHHDWEQVVLHRDVKASNVLLDANFNARLGDFGLAKFYDHGTNPQTTCVVGTVGYLAPELIKTGKPTTSSDVFAFGNFMLEIACGRKPFEPKCLPEETILADWVLECWKRGDILSSSDPRLEGNYVVQEMELVLKLGLLCAHSTPAARPDMRQVVNYLDHNVSLPEISQYGGPAGSITVNNHDTFNSANSWSSTDSILTCGR